From the genome of Vitis riparia cultivar Riparia Gloire de Montpellier isolate 1030 chromosome 2, EGFV_Vit.rip_1.0, whole genome shotgun sequence, one region includes:
- the LOC117929033 gene encoding cationic amino acid transporter 6, chloroplastic-like, with protein sequence MAAIQTALSSIFFSKYLHSLSQTPHRLRKRMLATWTSDQELNQVRLRSGADMKRKLGWYDLVALGVGGMLGVGVFVTTGPVALHHSGPSVFISYIIAGISALLSSMCYTEFSVEIPVAGGAFSYLRVTFGEFVGYFAGANILMEYVLSNAAVSRSFTEYLSCAFGGNLNSWRVEVHGFTKGFNMLDFPAVAIILLLTLCLCYSTKESSILNFVMTIFHVVFFGFIIIAGFLKGSAKNLVNPDGLAPFGVKGILDGAAQVYFSYIGYDSVSTMAEEINNPSKSLPVGIMGSVFIVSGLYCLMSFALCMMLPYNQIPEKASFAIAFQRMGWKWASNIVGAGASLGIVASLLVAMLGQARYLCVIGRARLVPLWLAKVHPSTGTPLNATLFLGAFTASIALFTELEIVVDMVNLCTLLVFYLVANALIYRRYVITVNNPPFHTLLFLSLLSCSSIAFSLSWKLKQWWGLPLFGGIMIIITACFHYFVPYPNQPSKWSVPFMPWPAAMSIFLNVFLMTTLKKLSLQRFGVWSCLIILFYVLYGVHSTYRAEETGMDVGGVNPNSSAQQTKLDIQLL encoded by the exons ATGGCAGCCATCCAAACTGCACTCAGTAGCATTTTCTTCTCCAAGTATCTCCATTCCCTCTCCCAAACACCTCACAGGCTTAGGAAGAGAATGTTAGCTACATGGACTTCAGACCAAGAGCTCAACCAAGTTAGGCTAAGGTCTGGTGCAGACATGAAGAGGAAACTTGGGTGGTATGATTTAGTAGCCCTTGGTGTAGGAGGAATGCTTGGTGTCGGAGTTTTTGTCACAACTGGCCCTGTAGCCCTTCACCACTCTGGCCCATCTGTCTTCATCTCCTACATCATCGCCGGGATATCAGCCCTTCTTTCTTCTATGTGTTACACAGAATTCTCTGTAGAGATTCCAGTTGCTGGAGGCGCCTTCAGTTACCTAAGGGTGACCTTTG GGGAGTTCGTGGGTTATTTTGCTGGGGCAAACATACTAATGGAGTATGTCCTATCCAACGCTGCTGTTTCAAGAAGTTTCACAGAATACCTGAGCTGTGCCTTTGGAGGGAATCTGAACTCATGGAGAGTTGAAGTCCATGGATTCACGAAGGGTTTCAATATGTTGGATTTTCCTGCTGTTGCTATTATTCTTCTTCTCACTCTTTGTCTTTGTTACAG TACAAAGGAAAGCTCTATACTGAACTTTGTAATGACAATCTTTCATGTGGTTTTCTTCGGGTTTATTATAATTGCCGGCTTCTTGAAAGGGAGTGCCAAGAACTTGGTAAATCCAGATGGCCTAGCCCCTTTTGGTGTTAAAGGTATACTTGATGGAGCAGCTCAAGTTTACTTTAGCTACATCGGTTATGACTCAGTCTCAACCATGGCGGAAGAGATAAACAACCCTTCAAAGAGCCTTCCAGTGGGCATCATGGGATCTGTCTTCATTGTCTCTGGGCTTTATTGCCTCATGTCCTTTGCTCTTTGTATGATGCTTCCTTACAATCAG ATACCAGAGAAAGCATCATTTGCGATAGCCTTCCAAAGGATGGGATGGAAATGGGCAAGCAATATTGTGGGGGCTGGTGCAAGCTTGGGAATAGTGGCTTCTCTCCTAGTTGCCATGCTAGGCCAAGCTCGATACCTTTGTGTCATCGGAAGGGCAAGGCTCGTGCCACTCTGGTTAGCCAAGGTGCATCCTTCAACAGGCACCCCATTGAATGCTACACTCTTCTTGG GGGCTTTCACAGCATCAATTGCACTCTTTACAGAGTTGGAAATTGTAGTTGACATGGTCAACCTCTGCACATTACTGGTTTTCTACCTGGTGGCCAATGCTCTCATCTATCGGCGATATGTGATCACTGTTAACAACCCCCCCTTTCACACTCTCCTGTTCCTTTCCCTTCTCTCATGCAGCTCAATTGCCTTTTCCCTGTCATGGAAGCTCAAGCAATGGTGGGGTCTCCCATTATTTGGAGGGATCATGATCATCATCACTGCCTGCTTCCACTACTTTGTCCCTTACCCCAACCAGCCCAGTAAGTGGTCAGTGCCCTTCATGCCATGGCCGGCTGCAATGTCCATCTTCCTCAATGTCTTCCTCATGACTACACTAAAGAAGCTGTCACTCCAAAGATTTGGCGTATGGTCATGTTTGATAATCTTGTTCTATGTGCTATATGGTGTTCACTCAACCTACAGAGCAGAAGAGACGGGGATGGATGTTGGAGGTGTGAATCCAAACTCATCAGCACAACAAACCAAGCTAGATATCCAACTACTTTAA